TTGTCAAAGGTGAATTTGTTGTAGTTAGGGTGAGCTATGACCTGCTTCAGATTCCTCTTTTGAACTGGATCTTGTGTCTTTCTCTGTTCATGAAGGCCGAGGTAAACTTCCCAAGAGCCAGGCTGGGAGAGTCTGAGGAAGCACACAAAACAGATCAAGGATTTTATTCACGGTCTCAATTATTAATGAACTTATAATAATTAGTATATTATGTGGCACTATATATAATTCCCATTATaaggcatttttaaaatatactttAAGTCTGATTTCTCAGCGCTTGTTGAATATAATAAGATTTGAGTGTGGCTGTGATAACTACTTGCAAAATAAAATTAGTGTTAATTAAATGGCAATTAAAGACAAAATATTAgacagactgaaaaacaaacaaacaaaataaataaaatgtgattttagagaaaaaaatatcaggACCTTATTTTTGATAACTTATGTTTTAATACTGTGTTTATACTGGGTTAGAGCAAAgcgtagaaaaaaaaaatgcatttaaaacttGCACTGATGGCCTGGCAAGGGCCGAATTATTTTTCACCACATTCAAGGATTTTGTTGCTATTAAAAAACGTTCAATTTACAATGTCTTTCAAGTGAAAGTgtttattttagctttattatttaaataatttaagcaGTACCTGAGGCTTTTCttagttttattaaagtatATAACAGAATTGTTGTTATACTGACTGAGTACCATACTCTACTATATGTAAAGCTATTTAAAGTCTTGAAAAAAGTATAAATTAACTGAAGTCACACAGAATTTGTAAACAACTTTGATTTTTCTAAAGTAGACTTAAAAATAATGTACTGAGGACAAATATTAACTCTGTTATACTCCAATGGTactcattttcattcatttggaTTATAAGATCTtctaaatatgtaaaatatgaaaaataaaccaACAAAGACAAATAGCTCTCATTTTACACAGAGAGAATATAAGATCATATTTCAAAAATCAGTGTACTTGtcaaagagggacaaagaaTAGGGTAAGAAGTTACTTTAAAGAGCCTTCATCTTGCACACAATGGGCAGCAGTGACCAGCCATTTCGGACTGATGAGGGATGCGCCACAGACGTGACCATGTGATTTGACATGGAGGCTGATCTGCCAAGGAAACTCCCCTTGTTCTGCATTCTGACCACCTACAATACGTTGGCTCTTCCCACGTGTCCCACAGTCTGCAAAGTAAACAATAAATCAGTCAAAGGGCTGGTGTGCTGCAGCTTATTGTGAACTGGGTGGAGCTCCACACCTGTTTGGATAAGACAACCTAAACTGCACAGGTGAAGGATGAATGATTaatttaaatgtgatttttttgtgaCATACCGCAGTTCTCCTCATCAGATCCATCACCACAGTCCGGCGTCCCGTCGCATTCTGGATTCACTTTACTGATGCATTTATTGTCTTTACATTTGTATGTAAAATCTGTGCAGCTTACAGTTAAACCTACggagagaagaaaaggagaaaaatcaaTCCAAAGCTAATAGTAAGTCGATCTATCTCTAGCcatttctctctcgctctctcccaCCATCCATCTATATGTATAGCAAAGTTGGGCTTATCTGTTGTACCTCCTGTGGCTTTTGTACAGTCTTGTTCATCTGTTCCATCCCCACAGTCGTCCTTTCCATCACATTTCAGCTTCTCGGAAACACAGTTGCCATTCTTACACGCTATTTGCCCAGATGCACACCCACCTAATACAAAAAGTAACAGGCATGTTTAAGCATTTCCAGTGCTGATATGAAACATACTCCATCAATGTTACAAGGCCTTACAATCCATCTCATCTGTGTTGTCTCCACAGTCATTGACGCCATCACATTTCCAGAACATGGGCTTACAGAATCCATTTCTACAACGGATATCAGTCGAACTACAGCCTGGGAAGGGGGGGATAAtgaacattaaacattaaaatgattcTCAGAATGTGACAAATCCTCTCATAAGAATAAAGagagcaattaaaaaaaaatgcgtAGTCTTAGCATCACGAGTAAATGGTACTCACTGCATTCCAACTCATCACTCATGTCTCCACAATCATTCCAACCATCACATTTTAGTGCCAGCTTAATGCAGTTGTTATTTCTGCACTGGAACTTGTCTGGACAAGCTGTGAATGGCATGGTTAACATGAGAAACGCTGTCCTAATGTCAAGGAATACTCATTATTTGAAAGAAACTAAATTGCTTACGATTTTGGACGTCAATGGCCTCATATTGTGCGAAAAAGCCGTGGTCCACGCGAGACTCATCAGAATAAAACACCACAGTCATTTTGTTGGTGCTGCTGGTTTCTGTCACTGACCCATCAGGTTTTTCTCCACACCAtctgaaaaaatgaaatgtacaagCAATGACACACCTGCTTTGTTCTGGCATTcccatttttttaaagcacaacAAGGACTCACTTCTTTCCGTTGACCTCCACATAGTCCTTgtcacagtttgtgtttttcttccccAGCTGGGACAAGAGTAACTTTTTGAATACGAGCTTCACTACCTTCCCAGCAGGGACCttcatgacaataaaaaaaagcttaaaactACATGCCACAATGGGATGTGATCTTCAGAGGTGGTACAGAGCAGAAATATGGACGAAACATGTCATATTGTTGAGTAGTACGCCATTTAAGGGACTGACCACTCACCTCAATTAACCACTCGCATGTAGTTTTAGGAGGGTAGTAATTTGGGTGGTTGGGAGAAGAGAAGCTGCCTGTTGAACCTATCAGCTTCTCACCACATGCTATAgctgttcaaaaaaaaaaaaaaaaaaaaaaaaaaaagatgcatcaGCACAAATGTCAAACACTTAAATTGTTCCTTAAAAAACTGCAGGTAAACTTTAACTCCTACCTCTATTTCCTGTAAAAACTTGTGAGACTTCTGCTATAAAACCTGGGAAGGACTGGTCATGAGTGGCCATTGTCACCAACATTACATTGCCAGAGGACAGAAAGCTCAAACGTTTATTAGGTAAATATTTGCCACACAACCTGTAGAGAgcaaagagaaaacaataaCGCTCTGAACACACTGCTAAGAGACTGATACACAAGGAAGATTTGGTCCTTTAAAAAGCACATCATATTTCACTCTTTCGTGAGATGGCTTGAACCCAATGACAGATTCATCCCCTGTCTTCCTTCACGTGTGGTTAAATTACTTTTCACTATTGTTCAAAGTTACATATAAAACGCTTAAAAATCATCTTCTTGGCAGAATTTTTTTCACATAATaagaaaatgtaacagtgcattACCTCTGAAAACTGACTCATTTTACAGCAGATGTTATATTAGCTTCTCTACAGAAAAATGTTTACAGACAAGTGTTTCGCTATTGCACTTATCTTATCAGGGCAGAAAAACCACTACCCACACTCTCGTAAGTCTTTCCTGTGGAAAGCTTTATGTTTTTTGATTACATGTAGTCTTGGTTATAACTAACAGTTAAATTTACAGCTTCAGTCAAAGTGCTCAACAAATTCTGAACAAATTATTTGCAAGTGCTATTAATCTAAAATGAGGTTTAACCAACATAACTACACCATTATGTACAGTTCGACGAGAGTTTCTTAATAAGTAAATCCTCCAGActtaaaagcaaaaatgtgCACCACTTAATATTGTACCATAGAAACTAAACATGTTTTCAGCAAACAGGGAACTGAGTGAAAAGTGTCTGCTGCTACAGATTGTGAATAAGGGGTTGCTTGATCTCACAACAGTGAACAGGAACCCTGTACTGTGTTCACTGCACATATGGAGAACAGGAAGCGCAGTTATGAGATTTATAGCTAAGAAAAACAGCACGTCGGTAATTTTTGAGTATTTGGGGTTTGAGACTGGAGACGTGCACCAGAAACAGGTACTGAAAAACCTGTCGCACTAAAGTTGTAACATCTAGCAGAAACGCAACCAACTTATACCGGCACTTGAAAAATCACCATAGGCTTTTGCATGAGGAGTGCATGACAAAAAAGTCTGGCGAAGAGTCAAGTGAAAGTGGTGCTCAGGCTCATTGTAGCAAACAGTCTGCAATTACTGCATGTTTTGACAGTTTAACTCCGTTAGACAAGAGCAGCAAAAGACATTGGGAGATGACTAATGCCATAAAACACTACTTTTGGACTGGTTTCTGATGAGTGATGGACTCCGCCAGAGCcgccctttgtcactgattctgttcagaattttatggacagaatttctaggtgtaGCCAAGTGGCTTTCACtcgggtggtctcagaatctcatcactgctttttgcagatgagaggtttctgttggcttcatcttTATTTCATTAAGTTTAATTGTGTTACCATTactttttagttttacttaaaaaGATGATTATGTCCTTTTCTatcatttttataaatgttactgtacattttaaattttgtgcTGAAGCTTATTAGATCATTTCCTAAAATCTTTAAGCTGCACTCCAGAGTTTACTAGCAGGTTGTTAGCAGTCAAAAAGTACCAAATTTACACTTCACTCAAAAAAAATGTCAATGCAAAAGCATCAGTAGGGACATGCGTTCATATTTTACTGTAATCCTTCAGGTTCAGTagtatttcattgttttacagaaaaaagGAGCTCAATGAAgcgcaataaaaaaaaaaaacgtaaaaaATTGGTGTGATGATCACGAtgataaatattattattaacataataataataataataataataataccagATGTAGCAACGTTTTTTCTGAAGGGAACTTGAAACAGATGTTTTAAAGGGCTAACTCACTCTTCCATAAGCAGACTCTCGATGGGCACCAGGGAATCGTAgattttaataaaatcattcTCGCAGCTCTCTTCCAGTTCAAATGTTCCAAATTGCAGCTTGACTACATAGCCGGGGTCAGCTCTCAGCTGCCACTGGATGAAGGTGTTAGGAGGATACGGACTGTCGGGAAAACCCGGCGACTGGATCAGTCCTATATAATCAACCTTGGTATGCTCTTCAAACTGCAGATTATCTGAAAGAGAAACATTAAGATTTAGAATTTAAGCTTGTGTGACAATTAAGCTTGTGAATCACTGTCACACATTTTAAGACAGATATAttaatattactattactaataGTATGCAAATGAAATGTAGTTTCGTTAGTGGTCATGACCATTCTGCAGTaagctttttccattttttgatGTAAGtgaaactgaataaaaaatggttatttattaaaaaaaacaaacaaaaaaaaaaaaaaaaaaaaaatttggtaTGGAAAGAAGAAGTAAACAAGCACCCTTTTGGTTTCTACTCAACTCCATGGCAGAAAAGTGTTCTACTCTAAAAAGAGACTAACAATAGTGAAGAAAGGTGTCGTCCCTGGTAACATGTTCTATAGTGTAAGGTATATGTGGTTTACTATTTTCGGTCTATGTAGATGATTTGTTACTAGTACTTCTAgtgaaatgttaaaaacaaaaaacaaaacttgaacACTTACCCTGAAAGGATCTTGAAAACATGCGATCATCCAGAGCTGTAAAattgaaacaaaaaacacagacataagGTTAGGACTGACTGAAAAACAACCACAACCAGATAGAACGTGACAACTGACAATATAACAAACAAAAGTGTATGTTTGATATAGACTGAATGAGAAGCAGTTGCTTTCACTGTACCTGAAGTGACCACATTTTCAAAAGTCAATTCATTGATAGACGTGCGCATAGAATTGCGCATTTTTTTCACTAGCATATCTACTGAAGTCATTTCGTTGTCGACTGCTCTTTCTTGCCCCACGGGGACGTTGAACTCCGATAGGTAGTAGGCAATGACGCTGCCCTCACTAAGAGCAATGACAGCAGGGTtagaaacaacaaacacatgaccattacacacacatatacatacatacatacatacatacatgacAAGTTTGAAGGATTTATTCCTTCACACTTCCTGAGCGTACCTGAAGGCCTGAACTGTAGACTCACGGTAGTATTTTGACAATTGAGGACTTTTGGAATAGACGACTTTAAGCTGAAAAGAGATTGAAGcaaaatcataaaaaatgaaatgaaatgaaaaatgaaaatagtgTTGACACACAGAAGTTGGTGGCATTCTTACCTGTGAAATCACCTGCTTTGCTAAAGCCTTAAACTCTGGAGTGCTGGAGTTCTCATAGGCGTTGATAAATGCCTGGTTGGTGATCCGCATGGACCCGCTGTACATCCTCTTGACCCGCTGGTGTTTACGGACTTTAGGATAACAAAAGACTTTATGTGAGCCACATACTCTTACGGCACAAGAAACACGCTTAGTATTCACTACTGCTTCTTCTCCTATGCCAAGTGTTACTGCTGTTACTTCTTGTGgctttaaaatgtttctttctCTCATTGAGATTTAACTATCCCTTCAGTATACCCTCGATTCTAGTTCTTTTAAATCATGAGCTTTAAAACTGTCTACAGTTGTGTAGGTTtccatgtgcaaacatacaaacagaataaaaagttatttttgaaCTTTTAAAAACCACGTATGCTTAtatatttttgcacatttatagAAATAAACTTGGGACTGCATTTGTTTCTTGAAGCTTGTCAGATTTCGGTGAAATTTGATGCAACAGATTGCAACTGTTAGAGAATTACAGATGGGCAGAGATGACTCATGCATGCCACAAATATAGGAATGATTTAGTTACTTAATCTTTAGCAATAAGCTTTCAACcttgtattttttactgtaaatttaattttgtttttatgacattTATTCATTGTTTATCTGTAGCAGAGTGTGTACCATTTGTTCAACGCTGCAGGTTTTGAACAAAATGTACGTGCAGTACATTTGCCTATTAAACAGAGATGTACTTACAGTGGAAATGCCAGACAAGTATTCCAGCCATAAGAGCTACAACAGCAGCAAAGATCACCACGCCAATCACAGCCCCAGTTTTCCCTGGGTGCTTTTTCTTCTCAAGCCTTTTAGTGTTCGATGCTGGCAAGTGGACATCGATATCCCAGTCTTTGTCCTTgaagaaagacagacagttaAACAGATGAGAGAAAGCTCAACATATAAAACTCAGGTGCATTAATATCAGCCAGCTCTAAATATTAATCAAAATTACAAAGGTTTAGACTTGTGTAGATAAAGGTGCAAaggaaagcaaagcaaagcatctCACGCCTTCATGAAAAGATAATCATAAAGATAAGCAACAGCAGCAGACAGCAAGCCAACATTTGCATATTTAAGGAATGTCCCTGCTATTGGTGACCTACATAATTCTGTTCTCAGATACAAGAAGTGTGACACATTGAAGTTTGAAATGTTAtaatagttttcttttaaaatatatttttccaaCTGAAAGAAACatagtaaaaaaaatctgtgagcAAAAAATTGGCTCGTGAGCAACAGAAAAGAGAGATTCACTGTCTTGTGCTGTTAATGAATGAAACGAGAACTTCATGCCATGACTCATGCTCTGCTGTTACCTTTCAGAGGTGAGACTGGGGGGGAGGGAGTACAAAGGTTTCAGCATGTAAAATCCTGTCAAACCTGCTTGGCGGCAACTACTCAGAAACAACATGTTTCTGTAAGTGCTTTGGGTAGCGtaatattaataaaagaaataaaagactacgacatgcttttgttttgttttttttgctttataaaCCACTGGAAAGGCTTTCTTTCTGCCTGTTTAAACCtgattaattaattatataATGGATACATATAATGGATACattatatcattaaataatatATTATTCTCCACTGATGAGGTCATGACTCAAGCATATAAATGTGCTGCTTTGGCAGAATAGTTATTTGTAAAGAGCAAGCTTTATATTTGtcacaattaaatataatgttaaattctAACTGAAGAGTTTATGCAATCTATATCCACTTCATTGTTCTCATGTGTGGATTCACTGATCAAGTTGCAACATAAAAGGTCTAGGTtaataaaagaaagaatataTCTCATAGAGCCCCATCTGCCTACTACTACTGTGGTTGCCGTTGCAACAAAAGATATAGTACTAAGATCCATTCATATATGTAAAAACAGTGTATTTAAACTCTTCATGAAGCTCAAAATGTAAGTCTTAGTGTTAGGTTAAACTGTTAAAGAAAATTTCTTTAAATGGCCCGACATCTAAAATGTCAGGTTTTAACAGAAATTTGCTAAATATACTTGAAGACTAACACATACAATCAGAACAATACACTTAGTCATTTCCCAGCCCCTCTATCAACAACCATGACATGCACGGTACAGCAAAGCAACGTAGAAGTCAAATACCATTCACAACTGCTCCAGTGTGCAAAATCTTGACACTATAAGGGACTAATCACACAATAACACGTTTTATTTATCAACACAATGTTACGATGTAGAGTATTCTTGGATAGATAATAATCTACAAAGGAGATTGACTAGAGTGAACAAGTTGAAACAAGGTGGAGGAATTCAGACAGCAACCTTGGGAGGGCCAGCTGCTCTGGGAACTGTGAAGCTTCCTGGATGTTTTTATGTCCAAACCCCTCAAAAATATATTCCAAAGTTACTTGATGAAAAGAAGGTTATCTAGAGTTTTGACTACTTTTTGTCGACAGGTTCTGAAACATTAATTTCTGGCATTCTGCAGATTGGAAGATCCCATAGCTCATTTTGTTGAGTGTAATTAATAAGCTTTGGGAATGCAGCCACATAAGCAGAATTATTAGAGTTTTCCATACATCCACccatcctcttccacttatTTAATTCATGGGTTGCAGGGGGCTGGACCCTATCCCAGCTGCTGCCATAAGGCGAGAGGTGGGGTACGCCCTGAGAGACAGACACTGTCAGATTCACCCCTATGGGCTATTTAGAATCactaattaacctaaccccgCAAAGTGCCATTCTTTGGATTgcgggaggaagccggagtacctggaACAAACCCACACAGACCCagtgagaacatgcaaacttcacacagaaaggCTCTGACCAGACGAACTCAGGATCTTATTGCTGTTAGGGAGCGGTGCTAACCACCACCAGCTTTTATCAGTTTCCTTGTAAAGGTTTGTTTTTGGTCATTATGATACGATATTATGATATACTGATTACATTTGTAAGATTTTAGAAGTATAGTACATGCATGTTACTATATTAGAATACAATTTACACAAACACTGAGTAACTTGTTATTGAGTCTCAATAAACAGATGCACAAATAACTGTGTGGCTATGTGGCACTGATTGTCTCAGTGTGTCCATTAATCGATGTCTAGATGCTCATTAAATACTCTTTAGCTATTAATTACTAattttggtgatttaaaaaggtgaaaagctgaaaagggAGTGTGGGTTGCTCAATCAACTGCTCTCGTCAGtacatgaaactgaaaactgtttctgagtATTGAAGTTCTTTTCCACTCACTACTTGTTTGTCTGTAGGCAAACCAGTTTTTGCTGAGTGAGTCAGTCAAGATAGCATAGCTTAATACACTGacattaagtgtgtgtgtgtgtgtgtgtgtgtgtgtgtgtgtgtgtgtgtgtgtgtataatacAAACACAAGTAGCCTTACACTTTAAGTCTGAAAAATTTGCTGAGTGGAGATGTTTCTACCCACACGTCTTTCACTGTGTTTCTACGGCAATTTGGTTGACTTCGTCTATGCATGAGTATCAGGAAATAAGTGAAAGCAATCTAAGGCaccatcactgaacaaaaagaaacaagtgACTTACCGGTGCTGGGGTATATCGCGTCCCACTCTCCATCTTGGGGTCACTAATCAAATGGAAAACGACTTCAAACGTCTgaatttctcctcctcttcgcCCTACCACTCCTTCTAAAAGCCGATTCCCGAGGTGAACCTGCAggccttgtttttttctttttctttgtttttaaatgtgttaattCGACAAATAAAAACgccctaaaaacaaaaaacaaaagaaaaatgtgtttttgtcctTAAAAAAGGCTCCTCTCAGTCGAGGGGTTCGCAAATGTCGCCCTGACGAGAACGCGTCGCCTACCTGCGTGACAACAGGTGACTACcagaccaaacaaaaaaaaaaagtttttccgGCAGTTTCAGGTTTCTGTCTCCACCCCACACACCTGTAACGACTTCCTGTTTACTTGACACGGGCGAaacatatgaaataaaataatggGAAATCTATTAGATTAGATATAGATAGCGCGAGAACTGTCTTTTCTTTAATGGTGGCTGTTTTAGGTTTCACTGTAAAGGAGAGGATACACCTGTTTAGGAGGTGGGGCTAGAGTTCAGGTATTCATTCAGGTGAACTGCGCTTCCAGTTCTTGGAAAAGCGCTTTATTGTGATCTTATATTTGTGATTTCTACAAATTTCAGCATAATTAAAATAGGACAATGATTTAATTGTGATGTTTTATAATTATGTTAAAGCTTGACTTATAGTTAGTATCAGTCATGTGATTGCGTGGGCTTATTCGTGAAACAGTGATGAATCACTTCTGAATCACCTGCGTTTTTTTTCTCATAGTGAAACGGTTTTGTTATGCCGCCAAACAGAAACAAGTCCGCGAGACGTATTTCATTCAACCAGCAGAGTATCAAACCGCAGAACATGGCGGATTGATATAAGCTGATGAATCCGTCTGATACAGAAAATGAATGAGAACTAGTTGAAGTGATTATTTTAGtgcaatgaaaaataaataagccGTTCCGTTTTCTTAAACGCTTATATTTTCTGGTTTTCATTAAACTAAGCATGACTGCATTTTGGACTGCCGATCAGACAGAAattagtgttattattatttctacCTTGAGCTTTTATGTGTAGATTACTTTGAAAGTCTAATTAAAGCACTTCTTAACAATTAACTTTTGCTCCCACTACAAAAGAAGCtatttatgaaacaaaaaacaacacacccATATGTAAGTTGTGAGTTTATTGATGTGTATCCCCCTTGTAACCATAAATCTGTTTCCACTGGTGTCaatcaaaatgttttaaatcacTAATATGCATAATATATTAGTTCCCAGTCCCCTCCACAATCAAGCAGGCAGTTACAAGATTGAAGCCGTTTGGGTGCATAGTGAGACAGTCACATACAGAGATACTGTcacaggaagagaaagaaaa
The genomic region above belongs to Oreochromis aureus strain Israel breed Guangdong linkage group 14, ZZ_aureus, whole genome shotgun sequence and contains:
- the st14a gene encoding ST14 transmembrane serine protease matriptase a; its protein translation is MESGTRYTPAPDKDWDIDVHLPASNTKRLEKKKHPGKTGAVIGVVIFAAVVALMAGILVWHFHFRKHQRVKRMYSGSMRITNQAFINAYENSSTPEFKALAKQVISQLKVVYSKSPQLSKYYRESTVQAFSEGSVIAYYLSEFNVPVGQERAVDNEMTSVDMLVKKMRNSMRTSINELTFENVVTSALDDRMFSRSFQDNLQFEEHTKVDYIGLIQSPGFPDSPYPPNTFIQWQLRADPGYVVKLQFGTFELEESCENDFIKIYDSLVPIESLLMEELCGKYLPNKRLSFLSSGNVMLVTMATHDQSFPGFIAEVSQVFTGNRAIACGEKLIGSTGSFSSPNHPNYYPPKTTCEWLIEVPAGKVVKLVFKKLLLSQLGKKNTNCDKDYVEVNGKKWCGEKPDGSVTETSSTNKMTVVFYSDESRVDHGFFAQYEAIDVQNPCPDKFQCRNNNCIKLALKCDGWNDCGDMSDELECSCSSTDIRCRNGFCKPMFWKCDGVNDCGDNTDEMDCGCASGQIACKNGNCVSEKLKCDGKDDCGDGTDEQDCTKATGGLTVSCTDFTYKCKDNKCISKVNPECDGTPDCGDGSDEENCDCGTRGKSQRIVGGQNAEQGEFPWQISLHVKSHGHVCGASLISPKWLVTAAHCVQDEGSLKLSQPGSWEVYLGLHEQRKTQDPVQKRNLKQVIAHPNYNKFTFDNDIALMELDSPVTYSDFIKPICLPAPQHEFPPGQSVWITGWGATREGGSAAVVLQKASVRIINQAVCNDLMGGQITSRMFCAGVLTGGVDACQGDSGGPLSSLSGSRMFLAGVVSWGDGCARRNKPGIYTTVTKYRGWIKEKTGV